AAAGCCTAGGTGGGCACCGACTTTTTGATCTGTATCCGCTAAGCTTTGTCCATCCCATTCCAAGGTATGATTTTGCAATGTATAAAAATAGTAGCCTATGGTTGCAATACGCTTACTGGCATCAGGCTTGTTATCACTCATTGGATAACTAGCATATTGTGCACGCTGTGTATTGAAAGAAAAGATGAAACCCCCATCGACTTTTGCCGTCCCTATATCTTGTAGAACTCGCTTTCCAGGTAGGCGTACATATTCAATGTTCAAGTCCAATTGTAATGCAACATGATTGATTACATCCAATGCTAGTCCTGGAGGATTAGCGACACTAGCCCCATTCCCCATCTGAAATGGATAAGATTCGACATCCGAGTATGCCAGTCTAAGAGTCGTTGAGGCCCAAACGGAAAGAGACATGGAAGCGGCTGCCAAAAATAAACAAAGTCTGCGAGTAAAGTGATTCATACGCTTTCCTTTTTATCTAATTAAAGAAAGCATAGAGTGTATTGGTATGAATGTCCTGAAATTCTTTACCGTAACAAAAATGTATTATTGGGTGTTTTACTGCTCCGCCACAGAGCTGACAACACAAAGGATTTGTTATTCACTAGCACCACCTCCGAGACCGAGCAATATCTCCCAAAAATCTTGCCTCTTTGTCGTGAAATGCTCTCTGTTTGTAACATATCGAGCATGCTGTTCTGGGGCTAAAGAAGGTGAAAGCTTGATACTCCACATTGGGTCAAACTGGTTAGGGATCATGGAATAGCGGACATCAATAACACTCAATTTATCATTTGGATGTAGGGCTAGATAACCGTTTGAAAAGCGGCGAAAGCGTTCAATATCTTTAGCCTGTTGTGAATTCTGTTTGAGCCATGGAAGATCTCTATTAATATCTAACTTGGCAATTGATTCCCCGCTGTAAATTTTGGCAGATCTACCTAGCCTAATGGCGTCTACGTGATAGTGTCCGTTTGTTTCATAAATCACTTTCCACACCAGTATATTAGCAAAGCTCGGTTTCACCTCTATTCGGTTTGGAGAATGATTTCGCTCCTGAGCCAATTGCAAGCCTTCGTTGTAAGCTCTTTCTTTTTGTATGATGCCCAAAGATAGATAGGTCAAACCCCATAGCAAAGCAATCCTTGCTCCCCAAGGTGTTGGCTTTCGAAACGTAACGGCAAGGCATATCAAGATCGGAAAAGTAAAAATGGGGTCGACCACAGACACCATGTTCCATGCATACCGCTCTTGAGTAAAAGGCCAAAGCAACTGAGTGCCATAGGACGTACAGGCATCAAGCAACGCATGGGTACTATAACCAAGTGTGCAATATAACCAACTTTGACCAAACGCTAGCCCACACCTTCTAGCTAAGAGCCAATGCAAGACCAAAGCACAAAGCAAGCTACCGAAAGGGATAAAGAAAAGTGAATGAGTAAACTGTCTATGGTACTCCAGAAACAATAAAGGATCGCTAGAAGAACGAATCAGCACATCCAAATCTGGTGACATTCCTGCAAGCAGGCCTAAACCACCGGCAACGAGTACGTGTTTTTTATTGCATACTGACTGAGGCAACGCCGCCCCAATTAACCCCTGTGTTAGCGGATCCATCTTTCTCCAAGCCTGTATTTTAAGATTGAATCATCAGAAATTGTCCGAGTTTCAATGGGATAATGCTCAGTTAACTTTTGGTTTGCTCGCTTTCTGTTGTTCCTTTGTAGCTAAGTCTACTTGTTGGTCAACAAAGTTGAAAAAGTTATCTTCGCTAATAAAAGGGTTATTGGGACTTGCCTCTTTCAATCTATCTCGATTGGCAAACAGGTTGTTTTTATGAGGGTGATTAGACAAGTTAACCGTTACAACTGGGCTACTTTCGGCGATTTTTTTGATTCTCTTCATGCTCGCGAAGTATAGCTTAGCGAGAGCAGGATTTTGGAAATTGACGCCATGCCCACCAACGACAAAAGCGCGATATTCGCTTCCATTATCTTTAACTAAGAAATCAATCGACAAGTCACCTTCGGTATGCCCTGGCGTGATGTAAAACTTAAATTTTGTGTCTCCTAACAAAACTTCAGATCCATCTTCGGCAAATTTAAAGACTTTCGGTGGCATGAATTTATTCTCACCTTTACTCTTTTCCGATTGCTTTTTAGTTAGCTCTAAGCCCTTTTCTGTCATGATCACTTTGGAATTGTAGATGGATTGCAGAAACTCTGCCCCACCCACATGATCGGAATGTCCATGCGTTACAATAATATAGCTCACCGATTTATCGCCTAATCCCAACTTCTGCAAGTTTTTGGGAATCCATTTACTGTATGGAAAATCAAGGGTATCAATAATCACTAAACCTGCTGATGTATCTATCGCATAGGAAGAAACCCACTTATCCCCGATGTAATAAACATTGTCGAACATCTTAAACGGCTCGATATAACCGTTTTCAGCACTCATCTTAGGTATACCCGTTTGAGAAAATGTTGAAGCTGACAAAAACATTGTCATCAAACATAGAATTAAGCGCATTCCAGTCTCCCTAATGCCAATCAATAGCCAAAGTTCCACCGCCTTTACCGTTTTAGAATTAAATGTTGGTGTTTAGTTTGGCAAGACTACCATACTGGATGTACACACAATACGTCATTGCATTCATTTAACGTATGAAGAGTAGCAGCCACCCCCTGCTCTCAGACCAAGTTCCCTCTCTTTGGTGTTGTTTGTTTTAAGTCTTTGAATTTGCGTCAAATGGCTACTGTGTAGTATCAGGTCAGAACCTGAGATTATCTAGGCATATTGAACTGGATAAAAAATATAATTTTATAATGAATCATTTCCAAGCCTTCTACTTTTGAACTACTACTGAAAATCCTTAAAAGGATGAAAAGGACAAAAGGATGAAGACATTAACAACGGGGCTTAGTGTGTTGAGCATGTGTTTTACATCACTCACTATGGCTACTACCTTCTATCAGGAAGCAGAGAGCAATTATATTGCATTTGAAGCCGAAGATTACCATCACATCATTCGCCATAATGGTGAAAACGATGGGTTCAATGTAGTAGGAATCAACGAGTTTACCTCAGATTTTGGGACGTCTGTTTTACCCGCAGACTCAAGTTATCCCCCCTCACAAGATCGCGCTCTGCTTGCTGATTTTCGCTACCAACTGCCAATGCAGCAATCAACCGTTCAATATCAGGTTGTTTTTAACACACCAGGCACTTACCGACTCTACTATCGACGTTCAATGTTTGAAATTGGTGACGGATCATCTTACGGAAACGAAGATTCATTCTTCTACGCTAAGGCTTTTGATTCTGAAGAATTACTACGTGATGGGAGCCGGCAATCCCAAGATAGTACTAAAGAGTCTCATCCCCAAACTAACCCTTCTGAAGGAAAGTTTTTTTGGTTCCAAATAGACACTAATTTCGTTGTTTCTGAACAACAAGTAGGAAAACCCCTAACTTTTTCAATCAGTGACCGAGAAAAGGGGTTCGCCATTGATCGTTTTGTATTCAGCTTAGATCACAGTCTCGATGTTGCTGAAATACCAAAAGATGGTGATGGTAATCAACTTGACGAATTAGCCAACTCACCAGAGCAAGCGCCTAGCCATAACGCTTATCTATACCCTATGGACTATGTGCCCCACTTTGAGAGTGACGAAGAAATATTGTCTCGTGAGAATCAACTGAAAACTGTACGAGATGATTATATTGCTTATCTGTTTGAGCAGGATAAATCCGGTAATAGTGAGCAGGTTATTGATGAGCTCATAGCCCTAAATAACAATCAGGATGACTCCAAAGCCGCACTCCGTAGCATGATCACTTTGATCACGGATGAGAAGTTCTTTCCTCACTGGCGTGACTACGCCGTCAATCGTTTTTATGCAGAAGCAGAGAAAGCCCGGTTAATTGCTGCACAGGTAATCGAAGATAGTGACGGACAAGTTAACGATCTAAGGCAGGTAACGCCAATCCGACGTTATATGGACTACGCTTGGGCACTAGATAGGCTAGATGCCTTCCATAGCAATACTGAGGAAGCTACCGCTTTTAGAGCTCGTTTTGAGGACTTTGTAAACCAAAATTTAGAAGGCTTAGGTCCCTATTACGACGGTCCTTATTACACAACAGGCTACAACAAAGAAGTCTTTGCTATGGATGTCGCCTCTACGGTGAGTTTGCTCTATAAAAACTCCCCCCTATTCCCCAAGATGAAAGAAGCTTTCTCTGCTTTTTGGCTGAACGTGACCCAAACATCTTATGATGGCGATAACTCTCCCCATTACGATGTTAATACCGGATTTCAGATCATTCTGAATATAGCATTAAGGCACGGCCTAGAAAGCGATGTTATTCAATCTGAACACTTGTTAAGAATGATGGATCGTATGTCGAGAACCATTATGCCTAGTGGACAGTCTGCGAAATGGGGTAAATCGATGGAAAGCATTTCTTCTGGTCAGATCAAAATATCAGCTGGTGATAACCTCCCATGGGTTTTAAAAATGGGCTATCGGCTATGGCGTCACCCTCACTACTTATACATGGCGAGAAAATATCAAGCCTTTATGTATCAAGATCATGGACCATTTACAGGGAAAGAATATGTCCCCGACCTTTGGCCACTGGGTATTGATGCCTTCGATATTGAGCTAGCAAAACCAAACTCTGGCGACTTACTCTCTCGAACGACGCCTCGTATTACCTCATGCTGCGAGTATAACGGGTTACTATTAGGTCGAGGAGACAGTAACTATGTCGATGTACAAGATAAGTTAATTCTATCGACTGGGCATCACCCAAGAGCCCCATACATGTTGATGGACTTGAGTTATACACAACATAAGGCCGCCGCTGATCACCGCTCCGGTATTGATAATCATAACTTCAATGGTGCACATACTGTCACTCGTTTGAAACGATGGTCAGAAGCCAATAAAACAAGTGGGATCTATATTAATCCAGCTCAATACGACTACCCAGAAGCGCCTTACCCTTCCAAGGAAGTTGCTGCATCTGGCAGTACCGATCAATTTGATGAAGTTATGGGGTACAGCCCATCATTTGATTACGAATTAGAGCATTACAATACTCAGCAACTGTCTGAAGATGCCGCTTATGGCATAGTGAAATACCATAAGTACCAGTACCCTGGAGTCACAACTCAGCGGGAAACTGTCCTTCTTCACAACGGCGCTCTTGTCGTTTTAGACACACTTTCCCCTACCACAACTTACTCTGGAGAGCATAAAGGCGGGGCAATTTATCAGGTATTGCCACAGTTTAAATCTCTAGAGGGAGATAACTGGGTTCTTCTTAGAGGTGGACTGAAAATGTTACCAACCCCTTTGCCTACAGGAGAGCTGCAGTACAATGACACTTTGATATTCTTCGATAGCTCAGCTGAAGATATTGACATAAGATCGACAGAAAACCGATGGGATCCTGAGAATAGGGAATGGTTTAGTGCTTCAAAAAACCTTAAAGCAGGTGAATCGTTCAAAATCGTCTCATTAATATTACCTCTAAGAGAGACTCATTCCGTTCAATCTTTCGTTAATACTCTAGATGTAAACTATGAAACTGATTCAACACAGATAACTATTCCATATAATGCTACACAGAATCTCAAAATTGTTTTTCACTCTAACCAACCGGCGAGTGTGACCTATGAAGAAAGGGATAAGGAAAGTAAGCAGAACGAGTAATAATCTGACCACTTAATCAACGGCCATTTACCTCCACAAATAACTCAGCAGGTAAATGGCCATCACTTCAATTCTTAAGTTACAGATCTGGCATGCTGGGTTTTCTAAACCTAAAGTCGGAACTTGATACCAATAATTTGAGCCTCTTCGAGATCTTGAAGAGTGAGTTCAAAATCCTCTTTCGATGGGAGTTCGATCTCCCAATTGTCATCTTTATTTTCGATTTTCAGCTGTGAATTTTCACTACTCAGATGCCAATTTCCGATAGGCTGTTCGACAATCACTTTTGAGCCTTCCAGAGATGCATTGATAGAACTGTTTTTAACATTAAAAGTACAACTTGGTTTCAACTCACAATCGACATTTCTCTGTTCATGATAAGTGAGTGTTCGCCAAATAAACGCTGTAATTAAAAGGCTTAACATGATGATTATTTGAGCAAAACGGGAGCGTGTCAGTTTTTCGGCTGCCATTCGGTAGAGTTCTCCGTGTAACAAACTTCAAAGTTTTAAAATAAAAGGTCAAAACCTGACCAGCCGTAAGGTTACTACCCTGTCATTGAATTGTTAAATGCAGTATAGTTGGCGGCTGAAAATGCCACTTTTTTTAAAAATCGGCAAGAAAGTTTAACCGACTGTTTCGGCGTCATTTTCTTTAATGGTTTGGGTGGCATTACGACATGTGTCGTGTTGGAAGTAAAGTGTAGTTAATTAGAAATTGGAAGCATGCAAATGAGCCAAGAAAAGCAGCTTGAACAAAACTACAACTATACGGTCGTCCGTCAATTCACCTTAGTAACTATTCTATGGGGTATTGTCGGTATGGGCGTTGGTGTTTTGATTGCCGCTCAATTAGTTTGGCCACAGCTAAACTTTGATACGCCGTGGTTGACGTACAGTCGTTTACGTCCTCTGCATACTAATGCGGTTATTTTTGCGTTTGGTACAAGTGCTCTGTTCGCAACGTCTTACTACGTTGTACAGCGTACCTGTCAAACTCGTTTATTTGGTGGCCCTCTTGTTGCCTTCACCTTCTGGGGATGGCAAGCAATCATTTTAGCCGCAGCAATTACTCTACCGTTAGGTATGACCTCTGGTAAGGAGTATGCGGAACTGGAATGGCCGATCGACATCGCTATCGCAGTGGTTTGGGTATCTTATGCTATCGTGTTCTTCGGGACATTGATCAAGCGTAATACATCTCACATCTACGTAGCGAACTGGTTCTTCGGAGCCTTCATCATTACAGTAGCGGTTCTTCATATCGTTAACAGCATGGCGATCCCTGTCTCCATGGGCAAATCTTACTCGATTTACTCTGGTGCTGTGGATGCAATGGTTCAATGGTGGTACGGACATAACGCAGTAGGCTTCCTACTCACTGCGGGTTTCCTTGGTATGATGTACTACTTTGTTCCTAAGCAAGCTGAACGTCCTGTTTATTCTTACCGTCTATCTATCGTTCACTTCTGGGCGCTTGTATCTCTATACATTTGGGCAGGCCCTCACCACTTACACTACACAGCGCTTCCTGATTGGACGCAGTCTATTGGTATGGTGATGTCTCTGGTGCTATTCGCACCTTCTTGGGGTGGTATGATCAATGGTATCATGACGCTGTCTGGCGCTTGGCACAAACTTCGTTATGACCCAATTCTTCGTTTCCTAATCGTATCTCTATCGTTCTACGGTATGTCTACGTTTGAAGGTCCAATGATGTCAATTAAGACAGTTAACGCACTGTCTCACTACACTGACTGGACTATCGGCCACGTACACTCTGGTGCACTTGGTTGGGTTGCAATGGTTTCTATCGGTTCTGTATACCACCTAGTTCCTCGCCTGTTTGGTCAAGAGCGTATGTACTCTGTGAGCATGATCAACGCGCACTTCTGGTTGGCAACAATCGGTACGGTTCTATACATCGTTGCAATGTGGATCTCTGGCGTAATGCAAGGTCTGATGTGGCGTGCAGTAAACTCTGACGGTACGTTAACTTACAGCTTCGTTGAATCTGTACAGGCATCTTACCCGTTCTACTTCGTACGTTTCCTAGGTGGTTTCATCTTCCTAACTGGTATGTTCTTGATGGCGTACAACACGTATAAGACTGTCACAGCGCCAAAAGATAGCCTTAAAGCTATCCCACAGCCGGCATAAGGAGATTTAAAGAATGAGTTCTAATTCTAACAATCGCCACGAAATTGTTGAACGCAATGTCGGTTTGCTAGCGATTCTTATTGTTTTTGCAATCAGCTTGGGTGCACTTGTAGAGATCACCCCGCTCATTTTCCAAAAACAAACAACTGAGCCAGTGGATAACCTCCGACCATATACAGCTCTAGAGCTTGAAGGTCGTGATATCTACATCCGTGAAGGTTGTAATGTGTGCCACAGCCAAATGGTCCGCCCATTCCGTTCTGAAACAGAGCGTTATGGTCACTACTCTGTTGCTGGTGAAAGTGTATATGAGCACCCATTCTTATGGGGTTCTAAGCGTACAGGTCCAGACCTAGCACGCGTTGGTGGCCGTTACTCTGACGAGTGGCATCGAGTTCACCTACTTGATCCACGTGAGCTTGTTCCTGAGTCAAACATGCCTGGGTTCCCATGGCTGGCTGACAACGTTCTTGATGGCAAGAACACAGAGAAAAAGCTAACCGTCTTCCGCGATCAGTTTGGTGTTCCATACACGGATGAACAAATCGCAAACGCGTCTAAAGATGTAGAAGGTAAAACAGAGATGGATGCCATCATTGCTTACCTTCAGTCTCTTGGTCACGCAATGAAGTAATAAAGGGGTGAAATTATGGATATCGGTACTATTCATGGTATTTGGACCATAGTGCTTTTCGTGTGCTTTATAGGTGTAGTTTGGTGGGCATATGGCAAGAGTCGTCAAGCCCGCTTCGATGAAGCTGCGAACCTTGTTTTTGCCGATGAAGAGCAAACGCCCTCAAAAGAACAAGGAGTGACTAAGCAATGACGACATTTTGGAGTCTTTGGATCATCATCATCACAGTCGGAACACTGGTCGGCTGTGCTGCACTACTCTTCTGGTGCCTTAAAGATAAAATGGGCGTTGAAGAAGGTGCAGATATGGGTCACGAATACGATGGTATTCGTGAGCTAAACAACCCACTACCTAAATGGTGGACATATCTGTTTGTTGGTACATTCGTATTCGCAGCAGTTTACTTCACGCTATATCCAGGTATGGGTAGCTTCAAAGGTGTGCTGGGCTGGCAGAGTTCTGACCAACTAGTGACAACCGTGGAAGAATCAAAAGCATCTATCGCTAGAGCTCAAGAAAACAAACAGCTTGTGCAATACGCGAAAGAGCTAGACGATGCTGAAACTTACTTCGGTGAAGCGTTCAAGCGTCTGGCGTACGTTGATGGCTCTTCTGAGCTGCGCCCTATCCCAGAAATCGCCGCTGACGATGAAGCAGTGAAAGTAGGTCAACGATTGTTCCTGCAAAACTGTTCTCAGTGTCACGGTTCAGACGCTCGTGGTCAAAAAGGTTTCCCTAACTTGACTGATGATGCGTGGTTATATGGTGGTGAGCCAGAAGCGATTGTAACGACAGTAATGCAAGGTCGTATCGGTCAGATGCCAGCATGGAAAGACGCGCTTGGTGAGCAAGGTGTTAAAGAAGTCGTTAGCTACACGCTAAGCCTTTCTGGACGCTCTGTTAACGCACGTGAAGCTGAAGCGGGTAAAGCGCGCTTTGTTGTGTGTGCGGCGTGTCATGGTACTGATGGTAAGGGTAACCCTGCTGTTGGTGCTCCTGACTTGACTGATCAGGACTGGTTGTTCGGTGGCTCTCGCGCCGATGTGACTGAAACAGTAATGAATGGACGCTCTGGTGTGATGCCAGCGTGGAAAGACATTTTGGGCGAAGATAAAGTCCAACTCGTTTCAGCTTACGTCTGGAGCTTAAGCAACTCGGAACAATAAGTTACATTTCAACAACAGCCCCTTACTTTCTATAGATGGTAATGGGGCTGTCTTTCTTTTAGAGTTAACTCCCTGATTCTATTTTATTAATCGAGAACTTTTTTATGGTAAAGCCTTGGTATAAGCAGTTTTGGCCGTGGTTCCTAATCATCCTGCCGTTAACCGTCGTTGTTTGGACAATCATCACTGTCATCGTATTTTCTAATAATTCGGTGTCTCTGGTGACTGAGGATTACTATAAAAAAGGAAAAGGAATCAACATCGACATTTCGAAGATCAATGTTGCAAGAGATTTAGGCTTGTCAGCAAAGGTCTTTTCCGATGGTAATGATGTCATCATTCAGTTTGACAAAGGCGAGCTAGACCATTTTCCTGCGATCACAGCTATGTTCGCGCACCGAACTCTGCCAGATCGCGATTTCAGCCAGCTACTGACATCGGATGCAAAGGGTCAATACCGTTTATCTCTAAATTCTGAGCTTCAGGGGCCGTGGTTTATTGAACTCACCCCACATGATAAACATTGGTTGGTTCAAGGCCGAGTCACCTTCCCTTCATCATCTCCTGTAGAATTATCAAACTGATCAGCTTATGTGTGAATCGTGTTATCACTGCGGTGAAGAAGTACCAGTCAACACGGACTTTAAAGTCGAAATCTTAGGAGAAATCAGGGCAATGTGCTGCCCTGGTTGTGAAACTGTCGCCCAAACGATTGTCGATAGTGGCTTAGTCTCTTACTACCAGTATCGTACTGCCCCCGCGGAAAAAGCCGATTTGGTGCCTGAACAACTTCAGGCACTGATTCATTATGATAACGAAGAAGTCCAATCTGAGTTTGTGAGAAACGCCGAAGACAAAGCCGAAGTGACCTTGTCACTAGAAGGCGTTTCATGTGCAGCATGTGCTTGGCTAATTGAAAAGCAAGTTTCCACTCGTACTGGCGTTCTTTCTATTCGAGTCAATACTACGACAAACCGCGCAATCCTAGCATGGGATAAAACCCAAACTAAACTCAGCGAACTGCTTTCTAGTATTCATCAGCTCGGTTACAAAGCTGCACCTTTTGAAGCAGACAAACAAGAAGCCGCCTATCATGAATCCATGAAGCAATACCTTTATCGACTGGGTATTGCTGGTTTGGCAACCATGCAAGTAATGATGCTGGCTGTCGCACTTTATTTGGAAGTATTTGGTGACTTAGAGCCTGAATTTAAAAGCTACTTTCGTTGGGTGAGTTTAATCTTCGCAACCCCAGTAATGCTCTACTCTGCCCTTCCATTCTACCTCAATGCATGGCGAAGCATTCGCAGCCGAACGCTAGGCATGGATGTCCCCGTCTCATTGGCCATGATCTTCGCGTACTTTGCCAGCTTGGTAGCAACCGTCACTGAGCAAGGTGAAGTCTTTTTTGAGTCCATCTCTATGTTTGCGTTTTTCCTACTCGTAGGTCGTTTTCTTGAGATGCGTGCTCGGCGTAAAGCGGCAGCGGCAAGTGGCAACCTTCTAAAGCTTATCCCCGCTATTGCAACAAAGCTGGATGGCGATCAGGTCCCTGTAAAAACGCTCAAACTCGGTGACCAAATTCGCGTTCTTCCGGGAGAGCACATTCCTGCAGACGGGAGAATCATTAAAGGGCGTGTCCATATTGATGAATCCATGTTAACTGGCGAATCTGTACCAGTGGTCAAGAATATCGATGACCATGTGTATGCAGGCACCTTGAATGGTGAAGAATCTTTCGAGCTTGAGGTGATGTCCACAAAAGCAGACTCAATGATTTCCAATATTGTTCGCTTACAAGATGAAGCCCAGCTATCAAAGCCTAAAATCGCGCAAATTGCAGATGTTGTCGCTCGCTACTTTGTCGCTATCATATTGGTCATTGCAGCAGGCACTTGGTTTTTCTGGCATCAAACTAAACCTGACGACGCGTTTTGGATCATGCTGTCGGTTTTAGTGGCAACTTGTCCTTGTGCACTATCTCTGGCAACACCAACCGCATTAACTTGTGCGACTTCTCGAATGGGTAACCTCGGTATATTACTTCGAAAAGGCCACGTCTTTGAGACTCTCTGTAAAGTCAACCATCTTATTATCGACAAAACTGGCACGCTAACACATGGCGATATAGTGATCAGTGAAGTAAACACCTTCTCTGATACCTCAAAAGAAGAAGCCTTAGCGCTCGCGGCCTCACTGGAATCGCACGCAAATCATCCGATCGCGAGAGCTTTTAAATCATATCAAAATGTTGATATTCAAGTCACTGATGTTGAAAACATGATTGGCTCTGGCATTCAAGGTGTACATCAAGGCAAAAAAGTTAAGATTGGCAGTGCACACTTCATATTAGGCGAACAAGCTCAAGCGGAACCTAACTCCGTTTACCTAAGCCTTGATGATCAGCACATTGCCACCTTCACATACCAAGACCCAATTCGGGCTGAGTCCAAAACATTCATCGAACGTTTCAAGCAGGCAGGCATCAAAGTCACTCTGTTAACGGGTGATTCTGAATCAAATGCAAATGTTGTCGCTAAAGAAATCGGTATCGAAACCGTTATTGCCGAAGCCAAACCTCAAGATAAACTTGAGTATCTGAAAAAAGTGGATGGAACGGATGTGACAATGATGATTGGCGATGGCATTAATGATGCCCCTACTCTTGCAGGAGCACACCTTTCAATTGCTATGGGGGGCGGTGCTGATGTAGCAAAGGCCTCAGCAGATATGGTCCTTCTGGGTGACCAACTTGACCGGATTCTTGAAGCTCGAACACTGGCTTTGCAAACACGTAAAATCATCCGTGAAAACCTAATATGGTCTCTTGGATATAACGTGTTGATTCTGCCATTAGCAGTTGCTGGGTTTGTTGCACCATATTTTGCAGTTGTTGGTATGTCTGCAAGCTCAATTATTGTAGTATCTAATTCTCTACGCTTGCTCAAAGAGAAAGGTAAATAAGATGGAAAGCCTTTATATTCTGATCCCAATTGCTATCGTATTAGTGTGTGTCGCTATTGCAATCTTCCTATGGGCAGTTAAAAGCGATCAATTTGAGGATCTAGAGCGACAAGGTCATAACATCCTGTTTGATGAAGACGAGAAGAACAAGAGTCCCCACAAATGACACCCGATTGGCTGGGCGCTCTACTGATAGGGATCATCGGTGCAGGCCACTGTATGGGAATGTGTGGAGGCATTGCTTCAGTGCTTACCATGGGGCAAACCCACAGCTCTAAATGGGTTCCTGTCTTTTATAATCTAGGCAGACTGTTGAGTTATGCCAGTATCGGTGCCATCGTTGGTGGTGCTATCTCTTCTATTGCCGAAATCAG
This sequence is a window from Vibrio coralliilyticus. Protein-coding genes within it:
- a CDS encoding heavy metal translocating P-type ATPase, which translates into the protein MCESCYHCGEEVPVNTDFKVEILGEIRAMCCPGCETVAQTIVDSGLVSYYQYRTAPAEKADLVPEQLQALIHYDNEEVQSEFVRNAEDKAEVTLSLEGVSCAACAWLIEKQVSTRTGVLSIRVNTTTNRAILAWDKTQTKLSELLSSIHQLGYKAAPFEADKQEAAYHESMKQYLYRLGIAGLATMQVMMLAVALYLEVFGDLEPEFKSYFRWVSLIFATPVMLYSALPFYLNAWRSIRSRTLGMDVPVSLAMIFAYFASLVATVTEQGEVFFESISMFAFFLLVGRFLEMRARRKAAAASGNLLKLIPAIATKLDGDQVPVKTLKLGDQIRVLPGEHIPADGRIIKGRVHIDESMLTGESVPVVKNIDDHVYAGTLNGEESFELEVMSTKADSMISNIVRLQDEAQLSKPKIAQIADVVARYFVAIILVIAAGTWFFWHQTKPDDAFWIMLSVLVATCPCALSLATPTALTCATSRMGNLGILLRKGHVFETLCKVNHLIIDKTGTLTHGDIVISEVNTFSDTSKEEALALAASLESHANHPIARAFKSYQNVDIQVTDVENMIGSGIQGVHQGKKVKIGSAHFILGEQAQAEPNSVYLSLDDQHIATFTYQDPIRAESKTFIERFKQAGIKVTLLTGDSESNANVVAKEIGIETVIAEAKPQDKLEYLKKVDGTDVTMMIGDGINDAPTLAGAHLSIAMGGGADVAKASADMVLLGDQLDRILEARTLALQTRKIIRENLIWSLGYNVLILPLAVAGFVAPYFAVVGMSASSIIVVSNSLRLLKEKGK
- the ccoS gene encoding cbb3-type cytochrome oxidase assembly protein CcoS, translated to MESLYILIPIAIVLVCVAIAIFLWAVKSDQFEDLERQGHNILFDEDEKNKSPHK